A window of the Streptococcus sp. 116-D4 genome harbors these coding sequences:
- the malQ gene encoding 4-alpha-glucanotransferase, translating to MKKRQSGVLMHISSLPGVYGIGSFGKSAYDFVDFLVRTKQRYWQILPLGTTSYGDSPYQSFSAFAGNTHFIDLDILVEQGLLQASDLEGVDFGSDASEVDYAKIYYARRPLLEKAVKRFLEVGDVKDFEKFAQDNQSWLELFAEYMAIKEHFDNLAWTEWPDADARARKASALESYREQLADKLVYHRVTQYFFFQQWLKLKAYANDNHIEIVGDMPIYVAEDSSDMWANPHLFKTDVNGKATCIAGCPPDEFSATGQLWGNPIYDWEAMDKDGYKWWIERLRESFKIYDIVRIDHFRGFESYWEIPAGSDTAAPGEWVKGPGYKLFAAVKEELGELNIIAEDLGFMTDEVIELRERTGFPGMKILQFAFNPEDESIDSPHLAPANSVMYTGTHDNNTVLGWYRNEIDDATREYMARYTNRKEYETVPHAMLRTVFSSVSFMAIATMQDLLELDEAARMNFPSTLGGNWSWRMTEDQLTPAVEETLLDLTTIYRRINENLVELNK from the coding sequence ATGAAAAAACGTCAAAGTGGTGTCTTGATGCACATTTCTTCTCTTCCAGGAGTATACGGAATCGGATCATTTGGTAAAAGTGCTTACGACTTCGTTGATTTCTTGGTTCGCACAAAACAACGTTACTGGCAAATCCTTCCACTAGGAACAACTAGTTACGGAGACTCTCCTTACCAATCTTTCTCAGCTTTCGCAGGGAACACTCATTTTATTGATTTAGATATCTTGGTGGAACAAGGCTTGTTGCAAGCCAGTGACCTTGAAGGGGTTGACTTTGGTAGCGATGCGTCTGAAGTTGATTATGCGAAAATCTACTATGCACGTCGTCCTCTTTTAGAAAAAGCGGTAAAACGTTTCTTGGAAGTAGGAGATGTTAAAGATTTTGAGAAATTTGCTCAAGACAACCAATCATGGCTTGAACTCTTTGCAGAGTATATGGCTATCAAAGAGCATTTTGACAATCTTGCTTGGACAGAATGGCCGGATGCAGATGCTCGTGCTCGTAAAGCTTCAGCCCTTGAGAGCTACCGTGAGCAATTGGCAGACAAGTTGGTTTATCACCGTGTGACTCAATACTTCTTCTTCCAACAATGGTTGAAATTGAAAGCTTATGCTAACGACAACCACATCGAAATCGTTGGGGACATGCCAATCTACGTAGCGGAAGATTCAAGCGATATGTGGGCAAATCCACATCTCTTCAAGACAGATGTCAACGGTAAGGCGACTTGTATCGCAGGATGCCCACCAGATGAATTTTCTGCAACTGGTCAGCTTTGGGGGAACCCAATCTATGATTGGGAAGCAATGGACAAAGATGGTTACAAATGGTGGATTGAACGCTTGCGTGAAAGCTTCAAAATCTACGACATCGTTCGTATCGACCACTTCCGTGGCTTCGAATCTTACTGGGAAATCCCTGCTGGTTCTGATACAGCAGCACCTGGTGAGTGGGTGAAAGGTCCTGGCTACAAGCTTTTTGCAGCCGTTAAGGAAGAACTTGGTGAGCTAAACATTATCGCAGAAGACCTTGGTTTCATGACTGACGAAGTTATTGAATTGCGTGAACGTACTGGCTTCCCAGGAATGAAGATTCTTCAATTTGCCTTCAACCCAGAAGACGAAAGCATCGATAGCCCACACTTGGCACCTGCTAACTCAGTTATGTACACAGGAACACACGATAACAATACGGTCCTTGGTTGGTACCGCAACGAGATCGATGATGCGACTCGTGAGTACATGGCTCGTTACACGAACCGCAAAGAATACGAAACAGTGCCACATGCTATGCTTCGTACAGTCTTTTCATCAGTTAGCTTCATGGCAATTGCCACTATGCAAGATTTGCTAGAATTGGATGAGGCAGCTCGTATGAACTTCCCATCTACTCTTGGTGGAAACTGGTCTTGGCGTATGACTGAAGACCAATTGACACCCGCTGTCGAAGAAACTTTGCTTGACTTGACAACAATCTATCGCCGAATCAATGAAAATTTGGTAGAATTAAACAAATAA
- a CDS encoding LacI family DNA-binding transcriptional regulator has translation MPVTIKDVAKAAGVSPSTVTRVIQNKSTISDETKKRVRKAMKELNYHPNLNARSLVSSYTQVIGLVLPDDSDAFYQNPFFPSVLRGIAQVASENHYAIQIATGKDEKERLNAISQMVYGKRVDGLIFLYAEEEDPLVKLVADEQFPFLILGKSISPFIPLVDNDNVQAGFDATEYFIKKGCKRIAFIGGTKRLFVTQDRLTGYESALKQHQLPMDENLTYFATEFLEEKGYQFSKLLFQHDPQIDAIITTDSLLAEGVCDYIAKHQLDVPVLSFDSVNPKLNLAAYVDINSLELGRVSLETILQIINDAKSNKQICYRQLIAHKIIEK, from the coding sequence ATGCCCGTTACGATTAAAGACGTGGCCAAGGCTGCTGGTGTTTCGCCTTCAACCGTAACCCGTGTTATTCAAAATAAATCAACCATTAGCGACGAAACAAAAAAACGCGTTCGTAAGGCCATGAAGGAGCTTAATTACCACCCCAACCTCAACGCTCGTAGTTTGGTAAGTAGTTATACTCAGGTTATCGGCTTGGTCCTTCCTGACGACTCAGATGCCTTCTATCAAAATCCTTTCTTCCCATCTGTCCTCCGTGGTATCGCCCAAGTCGCCTCTGAAAACCACTATGCTATTCAGATTGCAACAGGTAAAGATGAAAAAGAGAGACTTAACGCGATTTCACAAATGGTTTACGGTAAACGTGTGGATGGGTTAATCTTCCTTTATGCCGAAGAGGAAGATCCCTTGGTCAAACTGGTGGCTGATGAGCAGTTCCCCTTCCTCATCCTAGGAAAATCCATTTCACCCTTTATCCCTCTTGTCGACAACGACAATGTCCAAGCTGGTTTTGATGCAACCGAATATTTCATCAAAAAAGGCTGCAAACGAATTGCCTTCATTGGAGGGACGAAGCGACTCTTCGTGACGCAAGACCGTTTAACAGGCTATGAGTCAGCCCTCAAACAACACCAACTGCCTATGGACGAAAATTTGACCTATTTTGCAACGGAGTTCTTAGAAGAAAAAGGCTACCAATTTAGTAAACTCCTCTTTCAGCATGATCCACAGATTGATGCTATCATTACAACTGATAGTCTCCTAGCTGAGGGGGTCTGTGACTATATTGCTAAACACCAACTGGATGTCCCTGTTCTCAGCTTTGACTCTGTCAATCCCAAGCTCAACTTGGCGGCTTATGTTGATATCAATAGTCTGGAGCTTGGTCGTGTTTCCCTTGAAACCATTCTCCAGATTATCAACGATGCTAAAAGCAATAAACAAATTTGTTACCGTCAGTTAATCGCCCACAAAATTATCGAAAAATAA
- a CDS encoding ISL3 family transposase, whose amino-acid sequence MEQLHFITKLLDIKDPNIKILDITNRDTHKEIIAKLDYKAPSCPNCGSQMKKYDFQKPSKIPYLETTGMPTRILLKKRRFKCYQCSKMMVAETPLVKKNHQIPRIINQKIAQKLIEKTSMTDIAHQLSISTSTVIRKLNDFRFKHDLSRLPEIMSWDEYAFTKGKMSFIAQDFDKLNIITVLEGRTQAIIRNHFLKYDRTVRCRVKIITMDMFSPYYDLAKQLFPCAKIVLDRFHIVQHLSRAMSRVRVQIMNQFERKSHEYKAIKRYWKLIQQDSRKLSDKRFYRPTFRMHLTNKEILDKLLSYSEDLKHHYQIYQLLLFHFQNKDPEKFFGLIEDNQKQVHPIFQTVFKTFLKNKEKIINALQLPYSNAKLEATNNLIKLIKRNAFGFRNFENFKKRIFIALNIKKERTNFVLSRA is encoded by the coding sequence ATGGAACAATTACATTTTATCACAAAACTGCTCGATATTAAAGACCCAAACATCAAGATTCTAGATATCACCAATAGGGATACACACAAGGAAATCATCGCTAAATTGGATTATAAGGCTCCATCTTGTCCTAATTGTGGAAGTCAAATGAAGAAATATGACTTTCAAAAACCGTCTAAGATTCCTTACCTCGAAACGACCGGTATGCCTACTAGAATTCTCTTGAAAAAGCGTCGATTCAAGTGCTATCAGTGCTCAAAAATGATGGTGGCTGAGACTCCTCTAGTAAAGAAAAATCATCAAATCCCTCGTATCATCAACCAAAAGATTGCGCAAAAATTGATTGAAAAAACTTCTATGACCGATATTGCTCATCAGCTGTCCATTTCAACTTCAACTGTTATTCGCAAGCTCAATGACTTCCGTTTTAAGCATGATCTTTCTCGTCTTCCTGAAATTATGTCCTGGGACGAGTATGCCTTCACTAAGGGAAAGATGAGTTTCATTGCGCAAGATTTTGATAAGCTCAATATCATCACTGTTCTTGAAGGTAGAACACAAGCTATCATTCGAAATCACTTTCTTAAATATGATCGAACCGTCCGATGTCGAGTGAAGATCATTACGATGGATATGTTTAGTCCCTACTATGACTTGGCTAAACAGCTTTTTCCGTGTGCTAAAATTGTACTTGATCGCTTTCACATTGTGCAACATCTTAGTCGTGCTATGAGTCGTGTGCGTGTCCAAATCATGAATCAGTTTGAGCGAAAATCTCATGAATACAAGGCTATCAAGCGCTACTGGAAACTCATCCAACAGGATAGTCGTAAATTGAGTGATAAACGCTTTTATCGCCCTACTTTTCGTATGCACTTGACCAATAAAGAGATTCTAGACAAGCTTTTGAGCTATTCAGAAGACTTAAAACACCACTATCAGATCTATCAGCTCTTGCTTTTTCACTTTCAGAACAAAGATCCTGAGAAATTTTTCGGACTCATTGAGGACAATCAAAAGCAGGTTCATCCTATTTTTCAGACTGTCTTTAAAACCTTTCTAAAGAACAAAGAGAAAATCATCAACGCTCTTCAATTACCTTATTCCAACGCAAAATTGGAAGCGACCAATAATCTCATCAAACTTATCAAACGTAACGCCTTTGGATTTCGGAACTTTGAAAACTTCAAAAAAAGAATTTTTATCGCTCTGAACATCAAAAAAGAAAGGACGAATTTTGTCCTTTCTCGAGCTTAG
- a CDS encoding sugar ABC transporter permease has protein sequence MNNSIKLKRRLTQTLTYLYLIGLSIVIIYPLLITIMSAFKTGNVAAFKLDTNIDFNFDNFKGLFTETLYGTWYLNTLIIALITMAVQTSIIVLAGYAYSRYNFLARKQSLVFFLIIQMVPTMAALTAFFVMALMLNALNHSWFLIFLYVGGGIPMNAWLMKGYFDTVPMSLDESAKLDGAGHFRRFWQIVLPLVRPMVAVQALWAFMGPFGDYILSSFLLREKEYFTVAVGLQTFVSNVKNMKIAYFSAGAILIALPICILFFFLQKNFVSGLTSGGDKG, from the coding sequence ATGAATAACTCAATCAAACTCAAACGTAGACTGACTCAAACCCTTACTTACCTCTACTTGATTGGCCTTTCAATCGTGATTATCTATCCACTATTGATTACTATCATGTCAGCCTTCAAGACAGGTAACGTGGCAGCCTTTAAACTCGATACTAACATCGACTTCAATTTTGATAACTTTAAAGGACTCTTTACCGAAACCCTATACGGTACTTGGTATCTCAATACCTTGATCATCGCCTTGATTACCATGGCTGTCCAAACAAGTATCATCGTACTTGCCGGTTATGCCTACAGTCGTTACAACTTCTTGGCTCGTAAACAAAGTTTGGTTTTCTTCTTGATTATCCAAATGGTGCCAACCATGGCCGCTTTGACAGCCTTCTTCGTTATGGCACTTATGTTGAACGCCCTTAACCACAGCTGGTTCCTCATCTTCCTTTATGTTGGTGGTGGTATCCCGATGAATGCTTGGCTCATGAAAGGCTACTTCGATACAGTGCCAATGTCTCTAGACGAATCTGCAAAACTAGACGGTGCAGGACACTTCCGCCGCTTCTGGCAAATTGTTCTTCCACTGGTTCGCCCAATGGTTGCCGTACAAGCTCTCTGGGCCTTCATGGGACCTTTCGGGGACTACATCCTCTCTAGTTTCTTGCTTCGTGAGAAAGAATACTTTACTGTTGCCGTCGGTCTCCAAACCTTCGTTAGCAATGTGAAAAACATGAAGATTGCCTACTTCTCAGCAGGTGCTATCCTCATCGCCCTTCCAATCTGTATTCTCTTCTTCTTCCTACAAAAGAACTTTGTTTCAGGACTTACAAGTGGTGGCGACAAGGGATAA
- a CDS encoding extracellular solute-binding protein gives MSSKFMKSAAVLGTVTLASLLLVACGSKTTDKAADAGSSEAKELTFYVEDQYKAFAESAAQAYEKEAGVKVTIKTGDQMGGLDNLSLDNQSGKAADVMMAPYDRVGSLGKDGQLSEVKLSDGAKTDDKTKSLVTAADGKVYGAPAVVESLVMYYNKDLIKEVPKTFADLENLAKDSKYAFAGEDGKTTAFLADWTNFYYAYGLLAGNGGYVFGQNGKDSKDIGLANEGSITAINYAKSWYEKWPKGMQDTEGAPNLIQTQFQEGKTAAIIDGPWKAQAFKDAKVNYGVATIPTLPNGKNYETFGGGKAWIIPSSTKNLEASQKFVDFLVSTEQQKAFYDKTNEIPANTEARTYAEGKNDELTTAVIKQFQNAQPMPNIPQMSAVWDPAKTMLFEAVSGKKDAKTAANDAVTLIKETIKQKFGE, from the coding sequence ATGTCATCTAAATTCATGAAGAGCGCTGCTGTGCTCGGAACTGTTACTCTAGCTAGCTTGCTTTTAGTAGCTTGCGGAAGCAAAACTACTGATAAAGCGGCTGATGCTGGTTCATCTGAAGCGAAAGAACTCACTTTCTACGTTGAGGACCAATATAAAGCCTTCGCTGAATCTGCTGCACAAGCTTACGAAAAAGAAGCTGGAGTAAAAGTTACTATCAAAACAGGAGACCAAATGGGTGGTCTTGATAACCTTTCTCTAGATAACCAATCTGGTAAAGCTGCTGACGTTATGATGGCACCATACGACCGAGTAGGTAGCCTAGGTAAAGACGGACAACTTTCAGAAGTGAAATTGAGCGATGGTGCTAAAACAGATGATAAAACTAAATCTCTTGTAACAGCTGCTGACGGTAAAGTTTACGGTGCTCCTGCCGTTGTCGAGTCACTCGTTATGTACTACAACAAAGACTTGATAAAAGAAGTTCCAAAAACTTTTGCTGACTTAGAGAACCTTGCTAAAGATAGCAAATACGCTTTCGCTGGCGAAGATGGTAAAACGACTGCCTTCCTAGCTGACTGGACAAACTTCTACTATGCATATGGACTTCTTGCTGGTAACGGCGGTTACGTATTCGGCCAAAACGGTAAAGATTCTAAAGACATCGGACTTGCAAACGAAGGTTCAATTACAGCTATCAACTATGCTAAATCTTGGTACGAAAAATGGCCTAAAGGTATGCAAGATACTGAAGGAGCTCCAAACTTAATCCAAACTCAATTCCAAGAAGGTAAAACTGCTGCTATCATCGATGGTCCTTGGAAAGCCCAAGCCTTCAAAGATGCTAAAGTAAACTACGGTGTTGCGACTATCCCTACTCTTCCAAATGGTAAAAACTATGAAACATTCGGTGGTGGTAAAGCTTGGATCATCCCATCAAGCACTAAGAACCTTGAAGCTTCTCAAAAATTTGTAGACTTCCTTGTTTCAACTGAACAACAAAAAGCCTTCTACGATAAGACTAACGAAATCCCAGCTAACACTGAAGCTCGTACTTACGCTGAAGGTAAAAACGATGAGCTGACAACAGCTGTTATCAAACAGTTCCAAAACGCTCAACCAATGCCAAACATCCCTCAAATGTCAGCTGTTTGGGACCCAGCTAAAACAATGCTATTTGAAGCTGTAAGTGGTAAGAAAGATGCTAAAACAGCTGCTAACGATGCTGTAACATTGATCAAAGAAACAATCAAACAAAAATTTGGTGAATAA
- the glgP gene encoding glycogen/starch/alpha-glucan family phosphorylase: protein MLSLQEFVQNRYNKTIAECSNEELYLALLNYSKLASSQKPVNTGKKKVYYISAEFLIGKLLSNNLINLGLYDEVKKELADAGKELIEIEEVELEPSLGNGGLGRLAACFIDSIATLGLNGDGVGLNYHFGLFQQVLKNNQQETIPNAWLTDQNWLVRSSRSYQVPFAHFTLTSTLYDIDVPGYKTETKNRLRLFDLDSVDSSIIQDGIDFDKTDIAHNLTLFLYPDDSDKQGELLRIFQQYFMVSNGAQLIIDEAIEKGSNLHDLADYAVVQINDTHPSMVIPELIRLLTERGIELDEAISIVRSMTAYTNHTILAEALEKWPLEFLQEVVPHLVPIIEELDRRVKAEYKDPAVQIIDESGRVHMAHMDIHYGYSVNGVAALHTEILKNSELKAFYDIYPEKFNNKTNGITFRRWLMHANPRLSHYLDEILGEGWHHEADELEKLLSYEDKAAVKEKLESIKAHNKRKLARHLKEHQGVEINPNSIFDIQIKRLHEYKRQQMNALYVIHKYLDIKAGNIPARPITVFFGGKAAPAYTIAQDIIHLILCLSEVIANDPAVAPHLQVVMVENYNVTAASFLIPACDISEQISLASKEASGTGNMKFMLNGALTLGTMDGANVEIAELVGDENIYIFGEDSETVIDLYAKAAYKSSEFYAREAIKPLVDFIVSDAVLAVGKKERLERLYNELINKDWFMTLLDLEDYIKVKEQMLADYEDRDTWLDKVIVNIAKAGFFSSDRTIAQYNEDIWHLN from the coding sequence ATGTTATCACTACAAGAATTTGTACAAAATCGTTACAATAAAACCATTGCAGAATGTAGCAATGAAGAGCTTTATCTTGCTCTTCTTAACTACAGCAAGCTTGCAAGCAGCCAAAAACCAGTGAACACTGGTAAGAAAAAAGTTTACTATATCTCAGCTGAGTTCTTGATTGGTAAACTCTTGTCAAACAACTTGATTAACCTTGGTCTTTATGACGAAGTTAAAAAAGAACTTGCTGACGCAGGTAAAGAGTTGATCGAAATCGAAGAAGTAGAATTGGAACCATCACTTGGTAATGGTGGTTTGGGACGTTTGGCAGCCTGCTTTATCGACTCAATCGCTACACTTGGATTGAATGGTGACGGTGTTGGTTTGAACTACCACTTTGGTCTTTTCCAACAAGTGCTTAAAAACAACCAACAAGAAACAATTCCTAACGCTTGGTTGACTGACCAAAACTGGTTGGTTCGCTCAAGCCGTAGCTACCAAGTGCCATTTGCTCACTTCACATTGACATCAACTCTTTACGATATTGATGTACCTGGTTACAAGACAGAAACGAAAAACCGCTTGCGTTTGTTTGACTTGGATTCAGTTGATTCTTCAATCATCCAAGATGGTATCGACTTTGACAAGACAGATATCGCTCACAACTTGACTCTTTTCCTTTACCCAGACGATAGCGACAAACAAGGTGAATTGCTCCGTATCTTCCAACAATACTTCATGGTTTCAAACGGTGCTCAATTGATCATCGATGAAGCAATCGAAAAAGGAAGCAACTTGCATGACCTTGCTGACTACGCAGTTGTCCAAATCAACGATACTCACCCCTCAATGGTGATTCCTGAATTGATCCGTCTTTTAACTGAACGTGGTATCGAACTTGATGAAGCAATCTCAATCGTTCGTAGCATGACTGCCTACACTAACCACACAATCCTTGCTGAAGCCCTTGAAAAATGGCCTCTTGAATTCTTGCAAGAAGTGGTTCCTCATTTGGTACCAATCATCGAAGAATTGGACCGTCGTGTGAAAGCAGAATACAAAGATCCAGCTGTTCAAATCATCGATGAGAGTGGACGTGTCCACATGGCTCACATGGATATCCACTACGGATACAGCGTAAACGGAGTTGCGGCTCTTCACACTGAAATCTTGAAGAATTCAGAGTTGAAAGCTTTCTACGACATCTACCCAGAAAAATTCAACAACAAAACAAACGGTATCACTTTCCGTCGTTGGCTCATGCATGCTAACCCAAGATTGTCTCACTACTTGGATGAGATTCTTGGAGAAGGTTGGCACCATGAAGCAGATGAGCTTGAAAAACTTTTGTCTTATGAAGACAAAGCAGCTGTCAAAGAAAAATTGGAAAGCATCAAGGCTCACAACAAACGTAAATTGGCTCGTCACTTGAAAGAACACCAAGGTGTGGAAATCAATCCAAACTCTATCTTTGACATCCAAATCAAACGTCTTCACGAGTACAAACGCCAACAAATGAACGCTTTGTACGTTATCCACAAATACCTTGACATCAAAGCTGGTAACATCCCTGCTCGTCCAATCACAGTCTTCTTTGGTGGTAAAGCAGCTCCTGCCTACACAATCGCCCAAGATATCATTCACTTGATTCTTTGCTTGTCAGAAGTGATTGCTAATGACCCAGCAGTTGCTCCACACTTGCAAGTAGTTATGGTTGAAAACTACAACGTTACTGCAGCAAGCTTCCTTATCCCGGCATGTGATATCTCAGAACAAATCTCACTTGCTTCTAAAGAAGCTTCAGGTACTGGTAACATGAAATTCATGTTGAACGGAGCTTTGACTCTTGGTACTATGGACGGAGCTAACGTGGAAATCGCTGAATTGGTTGGAGATGAAAACATCTACATCTTTGGTGAAGATTCTGAAACTGTTATCGACCTTTATGCAAAAGCAGCTTACAAATCAAGCGAATTCTACGCTCGTGAAGCCATCAAACCATTGGTTGACTTTATCGTCAGCGACGCTGTTCTTGCAGTAGGTAAGAAAGAACGCTTGGAACGTCTTTACAATGAATTGATCAACAAAGACTGGTTCATGACTCTTCTTGACTTAGAAGACTACATCAAAGTGAAAGAGCAAATGCTTGCTGACTACGAAGACCGTGATACATGGTTGGATAAAGTCATCGTCAACATTGCTAAAGCAGGATTCTTCTCATCTGACCGTACAATCGCTCAGTATAACGAAGATATCTGGCACTTGAACTAA
- a CDS encoding DUF1189 domain-containing protein, producing the protein MLPYPFSYFSSIWGFRKPLSKRFGLNWFQLLFTSIFLISLSMVPIAIQNSSQETYPLETFIDNVYEPLTDEVVQDLSEHAAIVDGTLTYTGAATQAPSVVIGPSQSKELPKDLQLHFDTNELVISKESKELTRISYRAIETESFKSKDSLTQAISKDWYQQNRVYISLFLVLGASFLFGLNFFIVSLGASLLLYITKKSRLFSFRTFKECYHFILNCLGLPTLITLILGLFGQNMTTLITVQNILFVLYLVTIFYKTHFRDPDYHK; encoded by the coding sequence ATGCTTCCATATCCATTTTCCTATTTTTCAAGTATTTGGGGATTTCGTAAACCCCTGTCCAAACGTTTCGGACTCAACTGGTTTCAGCTTCTCTTTACCAGTATTTTCCTTATCAGCTTGTCTATGGTCCCCATTGCCATCCAAAATAGCTCTCAGGAGACTTATCCGCTAGAAACCTTTATTGATAATGTCTATGAACCATTGACAGATGAGGTTGTCCAGGACCTCTCTGAACACGCTGCAATTGTTGATGGCACATTAACTTATACAGGAGCAGCTACTCAAGCTCCTTCTGTTGTGATCGGTCCAAGCCAAAGCAAGGAATTACCTAAGGACTTGCAACTGCATTTCGATACGAATGAGCTGGTCATCAGCAAGGAAAGTAAAGAGCTGACCCGTATCTCTTACCGAGCAATTGAGACTGAGAGTTTTAAAAGCAAGGACAGCTTGACCCAAGCAATTTCCAAAGATTGGTACCAGCAAAATCGTGTCTATATCAGTCTCTTCCTAGTTCTCGGCGCAAGCTTCCTCTTTGGTTTGAATTTCTTCATTGTCTCTCTAGGAGCGAGTCTTCTCCTTTATATCACTAAGAAATCACGCCTCTTTTCATTTAGAACCTTTAAAGAGTGCTACCATTTTATCTTGAACTGTTTAGGATTACCAACTCTGATTACACTTATTTTGGGATTATTTGGCCAAAATATGACAACTCTCATTACTGTACAAAACATTCTTTTTGTTCTGTATCTGGTCACTATCTTTTATAAAACGCATTTCCGTGATCCAGATTACCATAAATAG
- a CDS encoding carbohydrate ABC transporter permease, producing the protein MEKQQPSKAALLSIIPGLGQIYNKQKAKGFIFLGVTLVFVLYFLALAAPELSNLITLGDKPGRDNSLFMLIRGAFHLIFVVVYVLFYFANIKDAHTIAKRINNGIPVPLTLKDMIKGIYENGFPYLLIIPSYIAMTFAIIFPVIVTLMIAFTNYDFQHLPPNKLLDWVGLTNFANIWSLSTFRSAFGSVLTWTIIWALAASTLQIVIGIFTAIIANQPFIKGKRIFGVIFLLPWAVPAFITILTFSNMFNDSVGAINTQVLPILAKFLPFLDGALIPWKTDPTWTKIALIMMQGWLGFPYIYVLTLGILQSIPNDLYEAAYIDGANAWQKFRNITFPMILAVAAPTLISQYTFNFNNFSIMYLFNGGGPGTVGGGAGSTDILISWIYRLTTGTSPQYSMAAAVTLIISIIVISISMIAFKKLHAFDMEDV; encoded by the coding sequence ATGGAAAAGCAACAACCTAGTAAAGCAGCCCTGCTGTCTATCATTCCTGGGTTAGGACAGATTTACAATAAACAAAAAGCCAAAGGTTTTATCTTCCTTGGTGTAACCCTTGTATTCGTCCTTTACTTCCTAGCACTTGCAGCCCCTGAATTGAGCAATCTTATCACTCTTGGTGACAAACCAGGTCGTGATAATTCCCTCTTTATGCTGATTCGTGGTGCCTTCCATTTAATCTTTGTAGTTGTTTATGTACTCTTTTATTTCGCAAATATTAAAGATGCACATACTATTGCAAAACGTATTAACAATGGAATTCCAGTACCACTTACGCTAAAAGATATGATCAAAGGAATCTATGAAAATGGCTTCCCTTATCTCTTGATCATTCCATCTTACATTGCTATGACTTTTGCGATTATCTTCCCCGTTATCGTAACCTTGATGATCGCCTTTACCAACTATGACTTCCAACACTTGCCACCAAACAAATTGTTGGACTGGGTTGGTTTGACAAACTTCGCAAACATCTGGAGCTTGAGTACCTTCCGTTCTGCCTTTGGTTCTGTTCTTACTTGGACTATCATTTGGGCTTTGGCTGCCTCAACTTTACAGATCGTCATCGGTATCTTCACAGCTATCATTGCTAACCAGCCATTTATCAAAGGAAAACGTATCTTCGGTGTTATTTTCCTTCTTCCTTGGGCTGTTCCAGCCTTCATCACTATTTTGACATTCTCAAATATGTTTAACGATAGTGTCGGAGCTATCAACACTCAAGTATTGCCAATCTTGGCTAAATTCCTTCCTTTCCTTGATGGGGCGCTTATTCCTTGGAAAACAGATCCAACTTGGACTAAGATTGCCTTGATTATGATGCAAGGTTGGCTTGGATTCCCATACATCTACGTTTTGACTTTGGGTATCTTACAATCTATTCCTAACGACCTTTACGAAGCAGCTTATATTGACGGTGCCAATGCTTGGCAAAAATTCCGCAACATCACTTTCCCAATGATCTTGGCCGTTGCGGCACCTACTTTGATCAGCCAATACACCTTCAACTTTAACAACTTCTCTATCATGTACCTCTTCAATGGTGGAGGACCTGGTACTGTCGGAGGGGGAGCTGGTTCAACTGATATCTTGATCTCATGGATCTACCGTTTGACAACAGGTACATCTCCTCAATACTCTATGGCGGCAGCTGTTACCTTGATTATCTCTATCATTGTCATCTCAATCTCTATGATTGCATTCAAGAAACTTCACGCATTTGATATGGAGGACGTCTAA